In a genomic window of Bradyrhizobium sp. LLZ17:
- a CDS encoding ABC transporter substrate-binding protein, which yields MYRFRSARCIVLTIALLAATNLTARGDEIGVSEDAILFGQAAALEGPSSALGQRMRQGVVVAFTEINAKGGVHGRKLQLISRDDGYDPDRSVAQTLRLIEDDKVFALIGAVGTPTAMATIPITSASNVPFIGPLSGADFLRDAELSNVVNIRASYGAEAETWIKHLTEDRHFTRIGIFYQDDSFGRDGLAGVKRALAKRGLELAAEGTFERNTRAVGAAWRVIKRAEPEAIVMVGTYGPCAEFIKLAHRSGVSPTFVNISFVGAVALARELGAEGDGVIVSQVVPFPWDRSLKLVADYQAAQKAFDPTLTPDFVSLEGYISGRLVAAALEQLGRNPTRADLMRIFHEVGRFEISGSIITLGARAMDTSPKVFLTVIQKDGTFRAVDRL from the coding sequence ATGTATCGATTTCGATCAGCCAGATGCATCGTCCTGACCATCGCATTGTTGGCCGCGACCAACCTCACGGCCAGAGGCGATGAGATCGGCGTCAGTGAGGATGCGATCCTTTTCGGTCAGGCCGCCGCACTCGAAGGCCCCTCCTCCGCGCTCGGACAACGCATGCGACAAGGCGTCGTCGTGGCGTTCACGGAAATCAACGCAAAGGGCGGCGTCCATGGGCGGAAGCTGCAGCTCATCAGCCGCGACGACGGCTACGATCCCGACCGTTCGGTGGCACAGACGCTGCGGTTGATCGAGGACGACAAGGTGTTCGCGCTGATCGGCGCAGTGGGAACGCCGACCGCGATGGCGACCATCCCGATCACCAGCGCGAGCAACGTTCCCTTCATCGGGCCGCTCAGCGGCGCCGACTTCTTGCGCGATGCCGAGCTCTCGAACGTCGTCAACATTCGCGCCAGCTACGGCGCGGAAGCCGAGACGTGGATCAAGCACCTCACCGAAGATCGCCACTTCACCCGCATCGGCATCTTCTACCAGGACGATTCGTTCGGCCGCGACGGTCTTGCGGGCGTGAAGCGCGCGCTTGCCAAGCGCGGGCTCGAGCTTGCCGCCGAAGGCACCTTCGAGCGCAACACAAGGGCGGTCGGCGCGGCCTGGCGGGTGATCAAGCGCGCCGAGCCCGAGGCCATCGTCATGGTCGGGACTTATGGTCCCTGCGCCGAATTCATCAAGCTCGCACACCGCAGCGGCGTCTCGCCAACTTTCGTCAACATCTCGTTCGTCGGCGCCGTTGCGCTCGCCAGAGAACTCGGAGCCGAGGGGGACGGCGTCATCGTCTCGCAGGTCGTACCGTTTCCGTGGGACCGGTCGCTGAAGCTCGTGGCCGACTACCAGGCGGCGCAGAAAGCGTTCGACCCGACGCTGACGCCCGATTTCGTGTCGCTCGAAGGCTATATCTCCGGGCGCCTCGTCGCCGCGGCGCTGGAACAACTCGGACGGAATCCGACGCGGGCGGACCTGATGCGGATCTTCCACGAAGTCGGCCGCTTCGAGATCAGCGGCAGCATCATCACGCTCGGCGCGCGCGCGATGGACACCTCTCCCAAGGTGTTTTTGACGGTGATCCAGAAGGACGGGACGTTCAGGGCGGTTGATCGGTTGTAA
- a CDS encoding MFS transporter yields MRLPFFYGWVVVAVTFVTMAIGVNARTAFSLFFPPIVSEFGWERGVTAGAFSFGFVVSGVVSPLIGRLMDRAGPRAVMELGVLLMGGGLLLAPLTSAPWHLYVTIGVMVGAGSVCLGYSGQSLFLPNWFIRKRGFAIGIAFAGVGMGSVTLLPWVQHMIEQTGWRTACTAMGLMVLIVLAPINLFLHKRPDDIGLQPDGDAAPAPGAAKPVSNIVDPVWANTDWTLRRALSTARFWWIALGYFGGLYIWYAVQVHQTKFLLDIGFSPSVAVWALGIVSLLGIPGQILLGHVSDRIGREWVWAISCAGFAICFAALMALKYQPSFWLVYLMVFTQGALGYGLTSIMGAVVFEIFQGRHQGSIFGTIMLAALAGGAAGPWVTGVLYDRVGDYTLAFAIAIVVSGLSAFSIWQAAPRKVRAVAGRLHELKSGSAAQ; encoded by the coding sequence ATGCGGCTTCCGTTCTTCTACGGCTGGGTCGTTGTCGCGGTGACGTTCGTCACCATGGCGATCGGCGTCAACGCGCGCACGGCCTTCTCGTTATTCTTTCCTCCCATCGTCTCCGAATTCGGCTGGGAGCGCGGCGTCACCGCCGGCGCGTTTTCGTTCGGCTTCGTGGTCTCCGGCGTCGTCAGCCCGCTGATCGGCCGGCTGATGGATCGCGCGGGACCGCGCGCGGTGATGGAACTCGGCGTCTTGCTGATGGGCGGCGGGCTGCTGCTGGCACCGCTGACCAGCGCGCCATGGCATCTCTATGTCACCATCGGCGTCATGGTCGGCGCGGGCTCTGTGTGTCTCGGCTATTCCGGCCAGTCGCTGTTCCTGCCGAACTGGTTCATCCGCAAGCGCGGCTTTGCCATCGGCATCGCCTTTGCCGGCGTCGGTATGGGCTCGGTGACGCTGCTGCCATGGGTACAGCACATGATCGAGCAGACCGGCTGGCGCACTGCCTGCACCGCGATGGGGCTGATGGTCCTGATCGTGCTGGCGCCGATCAATTTGTTCCTGCACAAGCGGCCCGACGATATCGGCCTTCAGCCCGACGGCGACGCCGCGCCCGCTCCGGGTGCTGCAAAACCGGTCTCCAACATCGTCGACCCCGTCTGGGCCAACACTGACTGGACGCTTCGGCGTGCGCTTTCGACGGCGCGCTTCTGGTGGATTGCGCTCGGCTATTTCGGCGGCCTGTACATCTGGTATGCCGTGCAGGTGCACCAGACCAAATTCCTGCTCGACATCGGCTTCAGCCCGAGCGTCGCGGTCTGGGCGCTCGGGATCGTCAGCCTGCTCGGCATTCCCGGCCAGATCCTGCTCGGCCATGTCTCCGACCGGATCGGGCGGGAATGGGTCTGGGCCATCAGCTGCGCGGGGTTTGCGATCTGTTTCGCGGCGCTGATGGCGCTGAAATATCAGCCCTCGTTCTGGCTCGTCTATCTCATGGTGTTCACGCAAGGCGCGCTCGGTTATGGCCTCACCTCCATCATGGGCGCGGTGGTGTTCGAGATTTTTCAGGGCCGGCACCAGGGCAGCATCTTCGGCACGATCATGCTGGCCGCCCTTGCAGGCGGCGCGGCGGGTCCCTGGGTAACGGGCGTGCTTTATGATCGCGTCGGCGACTACACGCTCGCCTTTGCCATCGCCATCGTGGTGAGCGGGTTATCGGCGTTTTCGATCTGGCAAGCGGCCCCTCGCAAGGTGCGCGCCGTGGCCGGCCGTCTGCACGAGCTCAAGTCTGGCTCCGCCGCGCAATAA
- a CDS encoding DUF2867 domain-containing protein, whose translation MTKARAMPMPSNSVLAPLYAGADLLDAYAIQLPAGASDDVEVLARAALERQAWWIRALTRVRDVVMATVAVKSSRAVGLAAAARGPVIGFFPVLSKSATELVLGEDDWHLDFRVTIQLRADAAHGRELVAGTVVHCHNRLGRIYLATIAPFHRMIVPASLEQAARAMKI comes from the coding sequence ATGACCAAAGCGCGCGCCATGCCCATGCCCAGCAACAGCGTGCTCGCGCCGCTCTATGCGGGCGCGGACCTGTTGGATGCTTATGCAATTCAACTGCCGGCGGGGGCCAGCGATGATGTAGAGGTGCTGGCCCGCGCCGCGCTCGAGCGACAGGCGTGGTGGATTCGTGCGCTCACGCGTGTCCGCGATGTGGTGATGGCGACGGTCGCCGTCAAATCGTCGCGCGCCGTCGGTCTTGCCGCAGCGGCGCGTGGGCCGGTTATCGGCTTCTTCCCGGTGCTGTCAAAGAGCGCGACGGAGTTGGTCCTGGGCGAGGATGACTGGCATCTCGACTTCCGCGTCACCATCCAGCTGCGCGCCGATGCAGCACATGGGCGCGAGCTGGTCGCGGGTACCGTCGTGCATTGCCATAACCGACTGGGGCGTATCTATCTTGCGACGATAGCCCCGTTTCATCGTATGATTGTGCCGGCCAGTCTGGAACAGGCGGCAAGAGCAATGAAGATTTAA
- a CDS encoding TetR/AcrR family transcriptional regulator translates to MSRVRTRPTRDDTRDKLFEAAARVFEDDGIGGATIEAIAAAAGFTRGAFYSNFKSKDELIIAMLEDHVEQSIRRNMEILAQHDNLDDFIAALKAMDRSRQDPLGRSPLLQMEMILFVARAEKRRPELAKRLRARRKLIADIIEATLKSNGRGDKLNPPWMASVVLALEDGFRLHRLIDPETTPADSFLRAIGDLRRRTGLTSE, encoded by the coding sequence ATGTCAAGGGTGAGAACCAGGCCGACCAGGGACGACACGCGGGACAAGCTGTTCGAAGCAGCCGCCCGCGTGTTCGAGGACGACGGCATCGGGGGCGCCACCATCGAGGCAATTGCAGCTGCGGCGGGCTTCACCCGCGGCGCGTTCTATTCCAACTTCAAGAGCAAGGACGAGCTGATCATCGCCATGCTCGAGGACCATGTCGAGCAGTCGATCCGGCGCAACATGGAGATCCTCGCGCAGCACGACAATCTCGACGATTTCATCGCGGCGCTGAAAGCGATGGATCGCAGCCGGCAGGACCCGCTCGGCCGCTCGCCGCTGCTGCAAATGGAGATGATCCTGTTCGTCGCACGCGCCGAGAAGCGCCGGCCCGAGCTCGCAAAACGCCTGCGGGCGCGGCGCAAGCTGATCGCCGACATCATCGAGGCCACGCTGAAGAGCAACGGGAGAGGCGACAAGCTGAATCCGCCGTGGATGGCTTCGGTCGTGCTGGCGCTGGAGGACGGATTTCGGCTGCACCGGCTGATCGATCCGGAGACCACGCCGGCGGATAGTTTCTTGCGCGCGATTGGGGATTTGCGGCGGAGGACGGGGTTGACGTCGGAGTGA
- a CDS encoding cytochrome P450 codes for MNEQVQPAGGDPLFNPLSPDFIRNPYPHYARLRTTEPVHVTQFGSFVTSRHAEVSLVMRDKRFGKDFVERTKRRYGPEIMSEPVFRSMAHWMLQADPPDHTRLRGLVVKAFTARRVEDMRPRIQAIVDQAIDAVIDRGHMDLIEDFAFRLPVTIICEMLGIPEDHREVFYNSSRDGGRLLDPVPMSPEEIAKANAANMMAQMYFQQLFELRRRTPGDDLITQLVQAEEDGSKLSNEELTANIILLFGAGHETTVNLIGNGLLALHRNPDQLALLKVQPDLITNAIEEFLRYDSSVQMTGRVTLEEIDDLGGVKVPKGETVLCLLGSANRDPAVYPDQPDRLDITRPNVRPLSFGGGIHFCLGAQLARIEAEIAIATLLRRLPDLRIDDVENPEWRSTFVLRGLKQLPASW; via the coding sequence ATGAACGAGCAAGTGCAACCCGCGGGCGGCGATCCGCTGTTCAATCCGCTGTCGCCGGATTTCATTCGCAATCCCTATCCGCATTATGCGCGGCTGCGCACCACCGAGCCGGTCCACGTGACGCAGTTCGGATCGTTCGTGACCAGTCGTCATGCCGAGGTCAGCCTAGTGATGCGCGACAAGCGCTTCGGCAAGGATTTTGTCGAGCGCACCAAGCGCCGCTATGGCCCCGAGATCATGAGCGAGCCGGTGTTCCGCAGCATGGCTCACTGGATGCTGCAGGCCGATCCGCCCGACCACACCCGCCTGCGCGGCCTCGTGGTGAAGGCCTTCACCGCCCGGCGGGTCGAAGACATGCGGCCGCGCATTCAGGCGATCGTCGATCAGGCCATCGACGCGGTGATCGACCGCGGCCACATGGACCTGATCGAGGATTTCGCCTTCCGCCTGCCGGTCACCATCATCTGCGAGATGCTCGGAATCCCGGAGGATCATCGGGAGGTCTTCTACAACAGCTCGCGCGATGGAGGGCGGCTGCTCGACCCGGTGCCGATGTCGCCCGAGGAGATCGCGAAGGCCAACGCCGCCAACATGATGGCGCAGATGTATTTTCAGCAGCTGTTCGAATTGCGCCGCCGCACTCCCGGGGATGATCTCATCACCCAGCTGGTGCAGGCCGAGGAGGACGGCAGCAAGCTCAGCAATGAAGAGTTGACCGCCAACATCATCCTGCTGTTCGGTGCCGGCCACGAGACCACCGTCAACCTGATCGGCAACGGCCTGCTGGCGCTTCATCGCAATCCCGACCAGCTTGCTCTGCTGAAGGTGCAGCCGGACCTGATCACCAACGCAATCGAGGAATTCCTGCGCTACGATTCCTCGGTGCAGATGACCGGGCGCGTCACGCTGGAGGAGATCGACGATCTCGGCGGCGTCAAGGTCCCCAAGGGCGAGACCGTGCTCTGCCTGCTCGGCTCGGCCAACCGCGATCCGGCAGTCTATCCGGACCAGCCCGACCGCCTCGACATCACCCGGCCCAATGTCAGGCCGCTGTCGTTCGGCGGCGGCATCCATTTCTGCCTGGGGGCCCAATTGGCGCGGATCGAGGCCGAGATCGCCATCGCCACGCTGCTGCGGCGGCTGCCGGATTTGCGCATCGACGACGTCGAGAACCCGGAATGGCGGTCGACCTTCGTGCTGCGCGGCCTCAAGCAGCTTCCGGCAAGCTGGTAA
- a CDS encoding AsmA-like C-terminal region-containing protein has translation MQTTLLGLAIAFILALLAALIGPYFVDWNQFRPQFEAEASRIIGVPVRVAGELDARLLPAPTLRLRAVTFGGNNDLGRLRADKLDVEFSLSSLMRGEWRATELTVNGMAVDLGLDAKGRVDLPSTASGTFNLASLAIERLNLTGRIALHDAASHSTLELNDIAFSGDVRSLAGSVRGDGNFTAGRTRYPFRISSGPSPDGSATRLHLNIDPGERAILADLEGVLAFDNRLPKFEGALTLAVPATRKPGESGPTPWKLTAKLKADPAGAKFDQIDASFGNDDAALKVGGVGDLRFGASPLLRAVLSARQVDADKLAGKDDAEPLRILPALRAGLAAIPQAPIPAQIEFNSDQIMLGGRPLQNISAELTTDGRSWTFQRLDLRAPGMTQLALNGAAPGSDSFSGRLSVESSDPDTLVAWLQGRSEVNRRSTRPLRLAGDVTIAANHFAIEKLKADIEGGTVEGRIAFVQTGVNKGSRIDAELKADRLDLDAAASFVRALAGPQGEWPEEAKLSLDVGRAISAGQELRPFAARLGYGATSLSLEQLRFGQPNGVTTEASGSFDRTQATGRLALKSSANSLRDLTALLEPIAPAVRARFDALPSPPGATRLKLDLSLDKNAEHADRSDARAVFDLDAPQLKAIATLAAQTPAAALNGIDIDRLRNSDFTLDAKVSTPQAGALLALLGLDRIVAAGEGASQFEGKLSGAWRRSLQLNAKLSGGALEADALGSVELSGPEPKANVNLHVRNANLAPLFGTSPADKSAQSVSLSSRLTLSGNRLTFDDLDSAAAGSHLRGHLAMTLDQEKSVDGEVGLDTLDLMPTLAVALGAAGRDAGEPLSAGLVTGWRGRIAFQALRGTLPGAIELRPFSGTIRSDGQSLALDALKGSIGGGEMTASLDARNGANGLALSARVDLSNVDAASLRYRDLALPKGRASLQMALTSQGRSVAALTGALAGNGTVTLDSAEINGLNPRAFEIAIRASDSGQVSDDNRLRQLVDPALSAGPITVASAQIPFTIRDGRLRVGATPLEAKNARAIVSGGYDIPADQADIRASLTPIMTGLSGAPPEIQVFAAGPPDKLNRSVDLAPLSSWLAVRTIDRETRRLDAIERGEPPPATAALPTLVSPDPAPESSLTDVPMPGRDPRRAPPKPKSEPRSEPKAEPRVAPTPKAPQAAPAAPSPPLASQQIAPLPPPIEVRPAPGPPPPRPKPKPPLVLTPQNP, from the coding sequence GTGCAGACGACGCTGCTCGGATTGGCGATTGCCTTCATCTTAGCGCTGCTGGCCGCGTTGATCGGGCCTTACTTCGTCGACTGGAACCAGTTCAGGCCCCAGTTCGAGGCGGAGGCGAGCCGTATCATCGGCGTGCCGGTGCGGGTGGCGGGCGAGCTGGACGCGCGGCTGCTGCCGGCGCCGACGTTGCGGCTGCGGGCGGTCACCTTCGGTGGCAACAACGATCTCGGCCGGCTGCGCGCCGACAAGCTCGATGTCGAGTTCAGCCTGAGCTCGCTGATGCGCGGCGAATGGCGTGCGACCGAGCTCACCGTCAACGGCATGGCGGTGGATCTCGGCCTCGACGCCAAAGGACGGGTCGACCTGCCGTCGACCGCGAGCGGCACCTTCAATCTGGCCTCGCTTGCCATCGAGCGGCTCAACCTCACCGGCCGCATCGCGCTGCATGACGCCGCCAGCCATTCGACACTGGAGCTCAACGACATCGCCTTCTCCGGCGACGTGCGCTCGCTCGCCGGCTCCGTGCGCGGTGACGGCAATTTCACCGCCGGGCGCACGCGCTATCCGTTCCGCATCTCCTCCGGCCCGAGCCCCGACGGCAGCGCCACCCGTCTTCACCTCAACATCGATCCAGGCGAGCGTGCCATTTTGGCCGATCTCGAAGGCGTGCTTGCCTTCGACAACCGCCTGCCGAAATTTGAGGGCGCGTTGACGCTGGCCGTGCCGGCGACACGGAAGCCGGGCGAGAGCGGGCCCACGCCCTGGAAGCTCACCGCAAAGCTCAAGGCCGACCCGGCCGGTGCCAAGTTCGACCAGATCGACGCGAGCTTCGGCAATGATGACGCAGCGCTGAAGGTCGGCGGCGTCGGCGATCTCAGGTTCGGTGCGTCGCCGCTGCTGCGCGCGGTGCTGTCGGCGCGTCAGGTCGATGCCGACAAGCTGGCCGGCAAGGATGATGCCGAGCCGCTGCGCATCCTGCCGGCGCTGCGCGCGGGCCTCGCCGCGATCCCGCAGGCACCGATCCCGGCGCAGATCGAGTTCAATTCCGACCAGATCATGCTGGGTGGCCGCCCGCTCCAGAACATCTCGGCGGAGCTGACGACTGACGGAAGATCGTGGACGTTCCAGCGGCTGGATTTGCGCGCGCCCGGCATGACGCAGCTGGCGCTGAACGGGGCCGCGCCGGGCTCCGACAGTTTCAGCGGCCGCCTCAGCGTCGAATCCTCCGATCCTGATACGCTGGTGGCCTGGCTCCAGGGCCGCAGCGAGGTCAACCGCCGCAGCACGCGGCCGCTGCGCCTGGCAGGCGATGTGACCATCGCCGCAAACCATTTCGCGATCGAGAAGCTGAAGGCCGATATCGAAGGCGGCACTGTGGAGGGACGGATCGCTTTCGTGCAGACCGGCGTGAACAAAGGCTCGCGGATCGACGCCGAGCTGAAAGCGGACCGGCTCGACCTCGATGCCGCCGCGAGTTTTGTCCGCGCGCTGGCGGGACCGCAGGGCGAATGGCCGGAAGAAGCAAAGCTCTCGCTCGACGTCGGCCGCGCGATCTCCGCCGGCCAGGAGCTGCGGCCGTTCGCGGCCAGGCTCGGCTATGGCGCGACATCGCTGTCGCTGGAGCAGTTGCGGTTCGGTCAGCCGAACGGTGTGACCACCGAGGCGAGCGGCAGCTTCGACCGCACCCAGGCGACGGGCCGCCTCGCGCTGAAATCCTCGGCCAACTCGCTGCGCGATCTCACCGCGCTGCTCGAGCCGATCGCGCCCGCGGTGCGCGCGCGGTTCGATGCTCTCCCGTCACCGCCCGGCGCGACCCGCCTCAAGCTCGATCTCAGCCTCGACAAGAACGCCGAACATGCCGACCGCAGCGACGCCCGCGCCGTGTTCGACCTCGATGCGCCGCAGCTCAAGGCCATTGCGACGCTGGCTGCGCAGACGCCGGCGGCCGCGCTCAATGGCATCGACATCGACCGCCTCCGCAACAGCGACTTCACGCTGGACGCGAAAGTGTCGACGCCGCAGGCGGGTGCGCTGCTGGCGCTGCTCGGCCTCGATCGCATCGTCGCCGCAGGCGAGGGCGCCTCGCAGTTCGAAGGAAAGCTGAGCGGCGCGTGGCGCCGGTCGCTGCAATTGAACGCCAAGCTCAGTGGCGGCGCGCTGGAGGCGGATGCCCTGGGCAGTGTCGAATTGTCTGGGCCGGAGCCCAAGGCCAATGTGAACTTGCATGTGCGCAACGCCAATCTGGCACCGCTGTTCGGGACCAGTCCGGCCGACAAATCCGCCCAGAGCGTCAGCCTGTCCTCCCGCCTCACGCTGTCCGGCAATCGGCTGACTTTTGACGATCTCGACAGCGCTGCCGCAGGTTCGCATCTGCGCGGCCATCTCGCCATGACCCTGGATCAGGAGAAGAGCGTCGATGGCGAAGTCGGGCTGGACACGCTCGATCTCATGCCCACGCTCGCGGTGGCCCTGGGTGCGGCCGGACGAGACGCTGGAGAGCCGCTGAGCGCGGGACTCGTCACGGGCTGGCGTGGCCGGATCGCCTTCCAGGCGTTGCGCGGAACTTTACCGGGCGCAATCGAGCTGCGTCCGTTCAGCGGCACGATCAGGAGTGACGGCCAGTCGCTCGCGCTCGACGCGCTCAAGGGCAGCATTGGGGGCGGCGAGATGACCGCAAGCCTCGATGCGCGCAACGGCGCCAACGGCCTTGCGCTGAGTGCGCGCGTCGATCTCAGCAATGTCGATGCGGCGAGTTTGCGCTACCGCGATCTCGCTTTGCCGAAGGGGCGCGCGTCGCTGCAGATGGCGCTGACGAGTCAGGGCCGCAGCGTCGCGGCGCTGACCGGCGCGCTCGCCGGCAACGGTACCGTGACGCTCGACTCGGCTGAAATCAACGGGCTCAATCCGCGTGCCTTCGAGATCGCCATTCGCGCCAGCGACAGCGGCCAGGTCTCCGACGACAACCGGCTGCGCCAGCTGGTCGACCCGGCGCTCTCGGCAGGCCCGATCACGGTCGCTTCCGCGCAGATCCCGTTCACGATTCGCGACGGCCGGCTGCGCGTCGGCGCCACGCCGCTGGAAGCGAAGAACGCCCGCGCCATCGTTTCCGGCGGCTACGATATTCCCGCGGACCAGGCCGATATCCGCGCCAGCCTGACGCCGATCATGACCGGGCTCTCCGGCGCCCCGCCGGAAATTCAGGTGTTTGCGGCGGGCCCGCCCGACAAGCTCAACCGCAGCGTCGATCTCGCGCCGCTGTCGTCATGGCTTGCGGTGCGCACCATCGATCGCGAGACGCGCCGGCTGGATGCCATCGAGCGCGGCGAACCGCCGCCGGCCACCGCCGCACTGCCGACACTGGTCTCTCCCGACCCCGCGCCCGAATCGTCGCTCACCGATGTGCCGATGCCTGGTCGCGATCCGCGCCGCGCACCGCCGAAGCCCAAATCTGAGCCAAGGTCTGAGCCAAAGGCCGAGCCAAGGGTCGCGCCGACGCCGAAGGCCCCGCAGGCCGCGCCCGCCGCGCCGAGCCCGCCGCTTGCGAGCCAGCAGATCGCGCCGCTGCCGCCGCCGATCGAGGTGAGGCCGGCCCCCGGCCCGCCGCCGCCAAGGCCCAAGCCGAAGCCGCCGCTGGTGCTGACGCCACAGAATCCGTAG
- a CDS encoding DUF2336 domain-containing protein codes for MNGAKSLLHDLDDAIARGTDESRVKALWHATDILITGRYSDDEISMFGEVIGRLADEIEVAARTQLSELMAACDHAPLNVVEKLALDDEIDVAGPVLRDSTRLDEKMLVESAMTKGQSHLLAIAQRKSIGEAVTDVLVKRGDQEVVTSVARNEGARFSGSGLLHMVRRAEGDSILAEQLGLRKDVPRHIFQQLISKASEDVRRRLEHERPEMMAQLQSSVTEVTGDLQSKFGPSSRSYFVAKRVVTTQYRQGNLNQDSISNYARQHRLDEVQIGLSLLSSLPVDVIERAMMDRNREILLVLCKALDFSWDTTMSLLFLGAKDHLITARELHDNERDFGRLKTETSRSVLKFYQSRKNNAGADPAQGRQPELHMH; via the coding sequence ATGAACGGGGCAAAATCGCTTCTACACGATCTGGACGATGCCATCGCACGCGGCACCGACGAAAGCCGGGTGAAGGCGTTGTGGCATGCGACCGATATTTTGATCACCGGCCGCTATAGCGACGACGAGATCAGCATGTTCGGCGAGGTCATCGGGCGGCTCGCAGACGAGATCGAGGTCGCTGCACGCACGCAGCTCTCGGAATTGATGGCGGCCTGCGATCACGCGCCGCTCAACGTCGTCGAAAAACTCGCTCTCGACGACGAGATCGACGTCGCCGGTCCCGTATTGCGCGACTCTACCCGGCTCGACGAGAAGATGCTGGTCGAGAGCGCCATGACCAAGGGCCAGTCGCATCTGCTCGCGATCGCCCAGCGCAAGTCGATCGGCGAGGCCGTGACCGACGTGCTGGTCAAGCGCGGTGACCAGGAGGTCGTGACCTCCGTCGCCAGGAACGAGGGCGCGCGTTTCTCCGGCTCGGGCCTGCTGCACATGGTCAGGCGCGCCGAGGGCGACTCGATCCTCGCCGAGCAACTCGGCCTGCGCAAGGACGTGCCGCGGCACATCTTCCAGCAGCTCATTTCCAAGGCCTCCGAAGACGTCCGCCGCCGGCTCGAGCACGAGCGGCCCGAGATGATGGCGCAGCTGCAGAGCTCGGTCACCGAGGTCACCGGCGATTTGCAGTCCAAGTTCGGCCCGTCCTCGCGCAGCTACTTCGTTGCCAAGCGCGTGGTGACGACGCAATACCGTCAGGGCAACCTCAACCAGGACTCGATTTCGAACTATGCGCGCCAGCACCGTCTCGACGAGGTGCAGATCGGCCTCTCGCTGCTCTCGTCGCTGCCGGTCGACGTGATCGAGCGCGCGATGATGGACCGCAACCGCGAGATCCTGCTGGTGCTGTGCAAGGCGCTCGATTTCTCCTGGGACACGACCATGTCGCTGCTGTTCCTCGGCGCCAAGGACCATTTGATCACGGCGCGCGAGCTCCACGACAACGAGCGCGATTTCGGCCGGCTCAAGACCGAGACCTCGCGCAGCGTCCTGAAGTTCTACCAGTCGCGCAAGAACAATGCCGGCGCCGATCCCGCCCAGGGTCGTCAGCCCGAGCTCCACATGCACTGA
- a CDS encoding HAD hydrolase-like protein has protein sequence MSRRHTVLLDLDGTLIDSRPGIAASCLAALRALGHSPDEALDITAFIGPPLEDVLRALLRRYGDDRLDAAVVAYRRHYGESGFLGSELYPGIGEALGEMQRAGLRLYIATSKREVFARRIAGHLNLAGYFDGIYGSVDGGKLDHKPELLAQILSEQDFIAAEALMVGDRRHDIVGAHAVRMRGLGVLWGYGSRDELEAAGADHVVERTADLARTVRSMLEN, from the coding sequence ATGTCCAGACGCCACACAGTCCTGCTTGATCTCGACGGGACCCTGATCGATTCCCGGCCCGGCATTGCCGCAAGCTGCCTCGCTGCACTGCGCGCGCTGGGACACTCTCCTGACGAAGCGCTGGACATTACGGCCTTCATCGGGCCGCCGCTCGAAGACGTGCTGCGCGCTTTGCTGCGGAGATATGGCGACGACCGCCTCGACGCCGCCGTGGTGGCCTATCGCCGGCACTACGGCGAAAGCGGCTTTCTCGGAAGCGAGCTTTACCCCGGCATTGGCGAGGCGCTTGGAGAGATGCAGCGGGCGGGCTTACGCCTCTACATTGCCACGTCGAAGCGCGAGGTCTTTGCGCGACGCATCGCAGGGCACTTGAATCTCGCCGGATATTTCGACGGAATCTACGGCTCGGTGGACGGTGGCAAGCTCGATCACAAGCCGGAATTGCTCGCCCAAATCCTGTCCGAACAGGACTTCATCGCTGCGGAGGCGCTGATGGTCGGAGACCGCCGGCATGACATTGTCGGCGCCCACGCGGTCCGGATGCGCGGCCTTGGCGTGCTTTGGGGGTATGGTAGCCGGGACGAGCTTGAAGCGGCAGGCGCGGATCATGTGGTGGAACGCACCGCTGATCTCGCTCGGACCGTTCGATCGATGCTGGAAAACTAG
- a CDS encoding GNAT family N-acetyltransferase, with the protein MDQFTTTSLTAERLAEHHLADLVALHLDPEVSRYIGGVRSAEATKSYLTVNMAHWDQHGFGLWALRTRDGAFAGRAGLRHILVDDTDEIEIAYAIKRTLWGQGLASEIATALTHIGLSQLALPSLIGLIVVGNAASRRVLEKSNYVLERSTQRHGNDVVIYRIRRGSHSNDGQFFQPASK; encoded by the coding sequence ATGGATCAGTTCACAACCACCAGCCTCACCGCCGAGAGACTGGCCGAACACCACCTTGCGGATCTCGTTGCGCTTCACCTCGATCCCGAGGTGTCCCGCTACATCGGCGGCGTACGTTCGGCCGAGGCGACGAAGTCGTATCTCACCGTCAACATGGCCCATTGGGATCAGCACGGCTTCGGGCTCTGGGCACTGAGAACGCGAGACGGAGCGTTCGCGGGGCGAGCGGGACTCCGGCACATCCTGGTGGATGACACAGACGAGATCGAGATTGCCTATGCGATCAAACGCACGCTCTGGGGCCAGGGACTGGCAAGCGAGATCGCGACCGCGCTGACGCACATCGGACTGTCGCAACTCGCGTTGCCGTCCCTGATCGGCTTGATCGTTGTCGGCAACGCGGCGTCGCGCCGTGTGCTGGAGAAATCGAATTATGTCCTCGAGCGCAGCACGCAGCGTCACGGCAACGACGTGGTGATTTATCGCATTCGGCGCGGTAGCCACTCCAATGACGGCCAGTTCTTCCAACCGGCAAGCAAGTAG